The following are encoded together in the Streptomyces sp. NBC_01465 genome:
- a CDS encoding AMP-binding protein, producing MSVLSVSDLVEQYVRTRPDATALTCPSDAGAPLSLTYRELSAAANRLAAHLRARGVRPGDRVVTALRPGPDTVIALLAVVRTGAASVPVDPAGPAERRRPIVLDSTARAVLTRAGGRDDYQGLDTTVVDLDADSDEIAARPATLPETTAGPDDACYITYASEPGAAPERVVVPHRAVLDFARSNGYLHLPASDAGAPDTGPADAGTFEVWTTLAAGARRVGLVKEILGDEELRHGRGGAPEQIRELSRRRVLEIGEGNGLLPGHLAHAPECEECWGAEDTTGLPTDHFDTIVVDSMLQSLPSLAHLRTLVERALPLLAPGGALLLGDLRNLDLGGRGEPEPGLLLSPALFDELVRELPAVRAVDVRAKRDVHPDEPTRYRYEAVLHTAEPVADLSGAPVLRWGQDVSSAAGATALLEAARPAVLRLSAVPNPRLQDLEGTDPEELCAAGEIVGYLALPTWSAQGAALLDIVYVDPDQVPAGPLTGVYAAAAVAERTGTQPGSPIQEIVRDLFAEVLEVPRSQVFADSDFFRTGGHAPAAARLLSRVRATLGADPGSRALYEAPTPAAFAALLGDGPVAAAGPVRSGADSAVLPLRLRGALNQRALDEALEDLGNRHEALRNSRIGSAGTRLRTLSPDDHLLDLALPATSVDLWSHLPLAAELARAYGARATGGTPHRAPAGLDAAPRALFGDTPPTLLPGGSVPLPHDSCGTVEVELDDQLHTRLAEFAAAHGTTLFMVAHAALAALLSRLGAGDADGHVTVAAQVPARHSAGLCGAVGPYGRTLALSVDTSGDAAEPTFGELLHRVRTTDLAAYRDGASALALPGGVALTVLQEPAGRFEAAGLTVWPEHPQLPLADADLGITLTERQTPAGDCAGIRLAAAYRQESVGEGTATELAGRLVAVLEAAIDDPTLPLDRLCPLSGPAVQGGTWEALPGTDAALPAENVAALFAAQVSRAPQAPAVPGLAYGELDARADLLAHVLIGHRAGPGTSVLTALSSPTAFAVAALAVAKTGAVLLPVDPSLALPGNLRPAVLLLDEMADLLLTAVPGAARLVRDDTDLPPVAGSWPVTDADRIRPLAADAPVLLVPTEDGTVVVGAAAVAATTLARPADTAWLVQGYPDGDAAIGLLGTLVSGARVHVPDGSLTKAVPHELLGWLRQKQARTVLGGADETLCALLALARCEGVELSVSGGWAEGRLVVEQTGPGSARPAPGYRAYVLDAELRPVGRGEVGALYIAGVGVAQGYAGAPAATGERFVPDPFAAAGATARMWRTGRAARLDAGGALRVLDHAADDDPFADACATFVVLADTEGHHALWPAAVAAPMGWRESHAEDLYELCLDHINTRVSDTP from the coding sequence ATGTCGGTCCTGTCGGTCTCCGACCTCGTCGAGCAGTACGTCCGTACGCGGCCCGACGCGACCGCGCTCACCTGCCCGAGCGATGCAGGCGCCCCCCTCTCCCTCACGTACCGGGAGTTGAGCGCGGCCGCCAATCGCCTCGCCGCCCACCTGCGGGCCCGCGGTGTAAGGCCCGGCGACCGGGTCGTGACCGCGCTGCGCCCCGGACCGGACACCGTGATCGCGCTGCTCGCCGTCGTACGAACCGGTGCGGCCTCCGTACCCGTCGACCCCGCAGGCCCCGCCGAGCGCCGCCGCCCGATCGTCCTCGACAGCACCGCCCGGGCGGTTCTCACCCGGGCCGGGGGCCGGGACGACTACCAGGGCCTCGACACGACGGTCGTGGACCTCGACGCCGACTCCGACGAGATCGCCGCGCGCCCCGCCACGCTCCCCGAGACGACGGCCGGACCGGACGACGCCTGCTACATCACCTACGCCTCCGAGCCCGGCGCCGCCCCCGAGCGCGTCGTCGTACCGCACCGGGCCGTCCTCGACTTCGCCCGCTCCAACGGCTACTTGCACCTGCCCGCGTCCGACGCCGGGGCCCCGGACACGGGCCCCGCCGACGCCGGCACCTTCGAGGTCTGGACGACGCTCGCCGCCGGGGCCCGACGCGTGGGCCTCGTCAAGGAGATCCTGGGAGACGAGGAGCTGCGCCACGGCCGGGGCGGCGCCCCGGAGCAGATCCGGGAGCTCTCCCGGCGCCGGGTCCTGGAGATCGGTGAGGGCAACGGACTGCTGCCGGGGCACCTGGCCCACGCCCCGGAGTGCGAGGAGTGCTGGGGCGCCGAGGACACCACCGGCCTTCCCACGGACCACTTCGACACGATCGTGGTCGACTCGATGCTTCAGTCCCTGCCGAGCCTCGCCCACCTGCGGACCCTCGTCGAGCGGGCTCTGCCTCTGCTCGCGCCGGGCGGTGCACTGCTCCTGGGCGATCTGCGCAACCTCGACCTCGGCGGCCGGGGGGAGCCGGAGCCCGGACTCCTCCTCTCCCCCGCCCTGTTCGACGAGCTCGTCCGTGAACTGCCGGCCGTGCGCGCCGTGGACGTACGCGCCAAACGGGACGTCCACCCCGACGAGCCGACGCGCTACCGGTACGAAGCCGTGCTCCACACCGCCGAGCCGGTGGCCGATCTCTCCGGCGCGCCCGTGCTGCGCTGGGGGCAGGACGTTTCCTCGGCAGCCGGGGCGACCGCCCTCCTCGAAGCAGCACGCCCCGCCGTACTGCGTCTCTCCGCAGTTCCCAACCCCCGCCTCCAGGACCTGGAGGGAACCGACCCTGAGGAACTGTGCGCGGCCGGTGAAATCGTGGGGTACCTGGCGCTGCCGACCTGGTCGGCGCAGGGCGCCGCACTGCTCGACATCGTCTACGTCGACCCGGACCAGGTGCCGGCGGGACCGCTGACCGGTGTGTACGCGGCCGCGGCCGTCGCCGAACGGACAGGCACCCAGCCGGGCAGCCCGATCCAGGAGATCGTCCGCGATCTCTTCGCCGAGGTGCTGGAGGTGCCGCGCAGTCAGGTGTTCGCCGACTCCGACTTCTTCCGCACCGGCGGCCATGCGCCGGCCGCGGCCCGGCTGCTGTCCCGGGTCCGCGCGACGCTGGGCGCCGACCCGGGCAGCCGGGCGCTGTACGAGGCGCCGACCCCGGCCGCGTTCGCCGCACTGCTCGGCGACGGCCCGGTCGCGGCCGCCGGGCCCGTCCGCTCGGGCGCGGACAGCGCCGTACTCCCCCTGCGGCTGCGGGGCGCACTGAACCAGCGGGCTCTCGACGAGGCCCTCGAGGATCTGGGCAACCGTCACGAGGCGCTGCGCAACTCGAGGATCGGATCGGCCGGCACCCGGCTGCGTACCCTCTCCCCGGACGACCACCTCCTGGACCTGGCGCTCCCCGCCACCTCGGTCGACCTCTGGTCGCATCTGCCGCTGGCCGCCGAGCTGGCCCGGGCCTACGGTGCCCGCGCGACCGGCGGCACCCCGCACCGCGCGCCGGCCGGTCTCGACGCGGCGCCGCGCGCGCTCTTCGGCGACACGCCGCCCACCCTGCTGCCGGGCGGCTCCGTCCCGCTGCCCCACGATTCCTGCGGCACCGTAGAAGTCGAGCTGGACGATCAACTGCACACACGGCTGGCCGAGTTCGCGGCCGCGCACGGCACCACCCTGTTCATGGTGGCGCACGCGGCACTCGCCGCCCTGCTGAGCCGGCTCGGCGCGGGCGACGCCGACGGCCACGTCACGGTCGCCGCGCAGGTGCCGGCCCGTCACAGCGCCGGGCTGTGCGGTGCGGTCGGCCCCTACGGGCGCACGCTGGCCCTGTCGGTGGACACATCAGGGGATGCGGCAGAGCCGACCTTCGGTGAACTGCTGCACCGGGTACGTACGACGGACCTGGCCGCCTACCGGGACGGCGCGAGCGCACTGGCCTTGCCGGGCGGAGTCGCCCTCACGGTGCTGCAGGAGCCGGCGGGCCGGTTCGAGGCGGCCGGGCTCACAGTGTGGCCCGAGCACCCTCAACTCCCCCTGGCGGACGCCGACTTGGGAATCACACTCACCGAACGGCAGACACCTGCGGGCGACTGCGCGGGGATCCGCCTCGCCGCCGCCTACCGCCAGGAGTCGGTCGGTGAAGGGACCGCGACCGAGCTGGCCGGCCGACTCGTCGCCGTACTGGAAGCGGCCATCGACGACCCGACGCTCCCCCTCGACCGTCTGTGCCCGCTGTCCGGACCGGCCGTCCAAGGCGGTACGTGGGAGGCGCTGCCCGGCACGGACGCCGCACTGCCCGCGGAGAACGTGGCCGCGCTGTTCGCCGCGCAGGTCTCCCGCGCCCCTCAGGCACCGGCGGTGCCCGGCCTGGCCTACGGCGAACTCGACGCCCGCGCCGACCTGTTGGCGCATGTGCTGATCGGCCACCGGGCGGGTCCGGGCACCTCGGTCCTGACCGCGCTCTCCTCCCCCACCGCCTTCGCGGTGGCCGCACTCGCAGTCGCCAAGACGGGCGCGGTGCTCCTGCCGGTCGACCCCTCGCTCGCCCTGCCGGGGAACCTGCGTCCGGCGGTGCTGCTCCTGGACGAGATGGCCGACCTGCTGCTCACCGCCGTGCCCGGCGCGGCCCGCCTGGTGCGCGACGACACCGATCTTCCGCCTGTCGCGGGGTCCTGGCCGGTCACCGACGCCGACCGGATCCGCCCGCTCGCCGCGGACGCCCCGGTGCTGCTGGTGCCCACCGAGGACGGCACGGTCGTCGTCGGCGCCGCCGCCGTCGCCGCCACCACCCTGGCCCGACCCGCGGACACCGCCTGGCTGGTGCAGGGTTACCCGGACGGGGATGCCGCGATCGGGCTGCTCGGCACGCTGGTGTCCGGTGCCCGGGTGCATGTTCCGGACGGCTCACTCACCAAGGCCGTACCGCACGAACTGCTCGGCTGGCTGCGGCAGAAGCAGGCGCGTACGGTGCTGGGCGGCGCGGACGAGACCCTGTGCGCACTGCTCGCCCTGGCCCGCTGCGAGGGCGTCGAACTGTCGGTGAGCGGAGGCTGGGCCGAGGGGCGCCTGGTCGTCGAGCAGACCGGCCCGGGATCCGCCCGGCCCGCCCCCGGCTACCGCGCCTATGTCCTCGACGCCGAGCTGCGGCCGGTGGGCCGCGGCGAAGTGGGAGCCCTCTACATCGCGGGCGTGGGCGTGGCGCAGGGGTACGCCGGGGCGCCCGCGGCGACCGGGGAGCGGTTCGTGCCCGACCCGTTCGCCGCAGCGGGCGCCACCGCGCGGATGTGGCGCACCGGGCGTGCCGCCCGCCTGGACGCCGGCGGCGCCCTCCGGGTGCTCGACCACGCCGCCGACGACGATCCGTTCGCCGACGCGTGCGCCACCTTCGTCGTCCTCGCGGACACCGAGGGGCACCACGCGCTGTGGCCCGCCGCGGTGGCCGCCCCGATGGGCTGGCGCGAGAGCCACGCAGAGGATCTCTACGAGCTCTGCCTCGACCACATCAACACCCGTGTGAGCGACACCCCGTGA
- a CDS encoding helix-turn-helix domain-containing protein, translating to MLRQPAFGQRLKKMRIAQGLSQTALAGDGMSTGYLSRLESGARQPTERAVAHLAERLGVQPEDFEEPAGGSLAHALSLAASTGAGDAIETLRDALAAEGHESPVLRWQALWQLAEHRRQQVDFVGERAYLEELIPLGDEVGLVELRVRGLSRLARCVRAQGEVPYALETAMTAHQLARASSLSVEDQVAVLLALISAEGESGRLSDARAHAGELTALVEGRTDALWAEALWGAAAIHARQGDYQGTQQLLEQVLDRYSSQENLLLWLRLRVPAARMYMQKTPPDPERARRCITEAEQALVFVGADGLRQQVSALRVELDFLTGDYDEAAVLLDELAHEQLRMTHRDQVRLDIFRYQLSILNGDDSGVDGLRTLAEQAHADANLDLAAHIWRLLAKTLTEIQQRGTAAAVTESSA from the coding sequence ATGCTCCGACAGCCCGCGTTCGGTCAGCGCCTCAAGAAGATGCGTATCGCCCAGGGGCTCTCCCAGACGGCGCTCGCCGGGGACGGCATGTCCACGGGGTATCTCTCCCGACTGGAATCGGGTGCGCGACAGCCGACCGAGCGAGCCGTCGCCCATCTCGCCGAGCGGCTGGGCGTGCAGCCCGAGGACTTCGAGGAGCCCGCGGGCGGTTCTCTGGCCCACGCCCTCAGTCTCGCCGCCTCCACGGGGGCGGGCGATGCCATCGAGACGTTGCGCGACGCGCTGGCCGCCGAGGGGCACGAGTCCCCGGTTCTCCGCTGGCAGGCGCTGTGGCAACTGGCCGAACACCGGCGCCAGCAGGTCGACTTCGTGGGGGAGCGGGCGTACCTGGAGGAGCTCATACCGCTCGGGGACGAGGTGGGTCTCGTGGAGCTGCGGGTACGGGGACTGAGCCGGCTCGCGCGGTGTGTGCGCGCCCAGGGCGAGGTCCCTTACGCCCTGGAGACCGCCATGACCGCCCATCAGCTCGCCCGTGCGAGCTCCCTGAGCGTCGAGGATCAGGTCGCGGTGCTTCTCGCGCTGATCTCGGCGGAGGGCGAGTCGGGCCGGCTCTCGGACGCCCGGGCCCACGCAGGTGAACTCACCGCGCTCGTCGAGGGCCGTACCGACGCCCTGTGGGCCGAGGCACTGTGGGGTGCCGCCGCCATCCATGCCCGGCAGGGCGACTACCAGGGCACTCAGCAGCTGCTCGAACAGGTCCTCGACAGGTACTCCAGCCAGGAGAACCTGCTGCTCTGGCTGCGTCTTCGGGTTCCCGCGGCCCGTATGTACATGCAGAAGACCCCGCCCGACCCCGAGCGCGCACGGCGGTGCATCACGGAGGCCGAACAGGCCCTTGTCTTCGTCGGCGCCGACGGCCTGCGCCAGCAGGTGAGCGCACTTCGGGTCGAGCTCGACTTCCTGACCGGCGACTACGACGAGGCCGCCGTCCTGCTGGACGAACTCGCCCACGAGCAGCTGAGGATGACCCACCGCGACCAGGTCCGGCTCGACATCTTCCGGTACCAGCTGAGCATCCTGAACGGCGACGACAGCGGAGTGGACGGACTGCGCACGCTCGCCGAGCAGGCGCACGCCGACGCCAACCTCGACCTCGCCGCGCACATCTGGCGCCTCCTCGCCAAGACGCTCACCGAGATCCAGCAGCGGGGCACCGCTGCCGCCGTCACGGAAAGCAGCGCCTGA
- a CDS encoding AfsR/SARP family transcriptional regulator — protein sequence MQINVLGPLSAEVNGQSIVPTAGKPRQVLALMALYPGRVMPVPTLMEELWDTAPPVSALTTLQTYILQLRRKLGTAMGPGSPAGARDVLVTRHGGYLLQIDDDSVDVFQYEKLVREGGSAFEAGRNEVSAARFRAALNLWTGSPLVDVKAGPILDIEVRRLQESRLVAVERRIDADLRLGRHGELIAELADLTVRHPYHEGLHAQAMLALYRSGRQASALESYRRLQRGLVEELGVEPSPRLQRMHQAMLAVDPQLDVLSGPRNTSTFDLFAA from the coding sequence GTGCAGATCAACGTTCTGGGTCCATTGAGCGCAGAGGTCAACGGGCAGTCGATCGTACCGACGGCCGGAAAGCCGAGACAGGTGCTGGCTCTCATGGCCCTGTATCCGGGACGGGTCATGCCGGTGCCCACCCTCATGGAAGAACTGTGGGACACCGCGCCCCCGGTGAGTGCGCTCACGACGCTGCAGACCTACATCCTGCAGCTGCGCAGGAAGCTCGGCACGGCGATGGGGCCCGGCTCCCCGGCGGGCGCACGGGACGTTCTGGTGACCCGGCACGGCGGCTATCTGCTGCAGATCGACGACGACAGCGTCGACGTGTTCCAGTACGAGAAGCTGGTGCGGGAGGGCGGCAGTGCCTTCGAGGCCGGTCGGAACGAGGTGTCCGCCGCCCGCTTCCGTGCCGCACTGAACCTCTGGACCGGGTCGCCCCTGGTCGACGTGAAGGCGGGACCGATCCTCGACATCGAGGTCAGACGCCTGCAGGAGAGCCGACTTGTCGCCGTGGAGCGGCGTATCGACGCCGATCTGCGTCTGGGCCGGCACGGCGAACTCATCGCGGAACTCGCTGATCTGACGGTCCGTCACCCCTATCACGAGGGCCTTCACGCGCAGGCCATGCTGGCCCTGTACCGCTCGGGACGGCAGGCCTCCGCCCTCGAGAGCTACCGCAGGCTGCAGCGCGGCCTGGTCGAGGAACTCGGCGTCGAGCCCTCCCCGCGCCTGCAGCGCATGCACCAGGCGATGCTCGCGGTCGACCCTCAGCTGGACGTACTGTCCGGCCCCCGCAACACCTCGACCTTCGACCTGTTCGCGGCGTGA
- a CDS encoding 4'-phosphopantetheinyl transferase family protein has translation MTLTTLEESYDLEAAASADAAAPVKLWLCPNDDLAPDLASVLAAHWLDEEEQETAGRFLFERDRRQYLVAHTLVRRALALEAGLVEAELAIWRSPRGRPFLQPMPGGLPRGGAHLDFNLSHASGYNLLGIVRRHRIGVDVEPLERDAQAIETITTTFAPEEQRWIARAAPGRSRTRRVLRMWTLKEAYSKARGLGLGLPFDEFVFTLADDGGVTGFRPPENDPFARWRFVELEPMPDVLVAVAVPADDRPPPVLQLHYGFPWGRATPQHITLPDPVGAAEP, from the coding sequence ATGACCCTGACCACGCTGGAGGAGTCGTACGACCTCGAGGCCGCAGCATCCGCGGATGCTGCGGCACCGGTGAAACTGTGGCTCTGCCCCAACGACGACCTCGCGCCCGACCTGGCGAGCGTGCTGGCGGCGCACTGGCTCGACGAGGAGGAGCAGGAGACCGCGGGCCGGTTCCTCTTCGAACGCGACCGCAGGCAGTACCTCGTCGCCCACACGCTCGTACGGCGGGCCCTCGCCCTGGAGGCAGGCCTCGTCGAGGCGGAGCTGGCCATCTGGCGCTCACCGCGCGGACGACCCTTCCTCCAGCCGATGCCCGGCGGACTGCCCAGGGGCGGGGCGCATCTGGACTTCAACCTGTCGCACGCCAGCGGCTACAACCTGCTCGGCATCGTCCGCAGGCACCGTATCGGCGTGGACGTCGAACCGCTCGAACGCGACGCGCAGGCCATCGAGACCATCACGACCACCTTCGCACCGGAGGAGCAGAGGTGGATCGCACGCGCCGCGCCCGGCCGCTCGCGCACCCGGCGGGTGCTGCGGATGTGGACGCTGAAGGAGGCCTACTCCAAGGCGCGCGGTCTCGGACTCGGCCTGCCCTTCGACGAGTTCGTCTTCACCCTGGCCGACGACGGCGGGGTGACGGGATTCCGCCCACCCGAGAACGATCCGTTCGCCCGGTGGCGGTTCGTGGAGCTGGAGCCGATGCCCGATGTGCTGGTCGCGGTCGCCGTACCGGCCGACGACCGGCCGCCGCCCGTGCTCCAGCTGCACTACGGATTTCCCTGGGGGCGGGCGACGCCGCAGCACATCACCCTGCCCGATCCGGTGGGTGCGGCCGAGCCGTAG
- a CDS encoding beta-ketoacyl synthase N-terminal-like domain-containing protein has translation MDTREILTRFKSGTLARDQAAALLTGFPVDAPASDAAAPGPDPTPEVPQAPAPATGPESRGVRGPAAGRYAITAVHGRFPYADGLDAFWRTAVGGTGNGRRIEGADEFDAEFFGLEPAAAALLDPQERLLLETVWQTLEHAGHTGARLDALTAADGEPRAVGVYVAHGPTAYAACRGALPGRLSALLDLRGPSQCVDSGASSFLGALHLALGALRDGECAAALVAAVDLRQRDADAADCVGAVLVRPLEAARAAGDSVHAVIRASAVAHAGRAAPADADARLARRAQRAAGLDALDISLCESSASAGDAGAATGFTVLVRAVLQLTHGTLLPLPDGPDTTPWPRPRDLQGRELPRRASVTVRGECGTAAHLILEEHLAGRTGPRDSDERTGPASCPAELVLLSAPTPHHLAATARLLAERLSGDADAPVDTPQLGVLARELRIGRATMDCRLAVIAHRGDELADALRKFADDPAEHLGHADLRQRGGAPLVEELDETAAYLTALWHGRHLDALARLWLAGVDVTRGDVPGADGARPRPALPGTAMLRRPLAPGTAATGGPGR, from the coding sequence ATGGACACCAGGGAGATCCTGACCCGATTCAAGAGCGGCACACTCGCCAGGGACCAGGCGGCCGCTCTGCTCACCGGATTCCCCGTCGACGCCCCCGCATCCGACGCGGCGGCGCCCGGGCCGGACCCGACGCCGGAGGTTCCGCAGGCCCCTGCACCGGCCACCGGGCCCGAGAGCCGGGGGGTGCGCGGACCTGCCGCCGGCCGGTACGCGATCACGGCCGTGCACGGGCGCTTTCCGTACGCGGACGGGCTCGACGCCTTCTGGCGCACCGCCGTCGGCGGGACGGGAAACGGGCGGCGCATCGAGGGTGCCGACGAGTTCGACGCGGAGTTCTTCGGCCTCGAACCGGCAGCGGCCGCCCTGCTCGACCCCCAGGAACGCCTGCTCCTGGAGACTGTCTGGCAGACGCTGGAGCACGCCGGACACACCGGAGCCCGGCTCGACGCGCTCACCGCGGCGGACGGCGAGCCCCGGGCCGTCGGTGTCTACGTCGCCCACGGCCCCACGGCGTACGCCGCCTGCCGCGGCGCGCTGCCCGGACGGCTCTCCGCCCTGCTCGACCTGCGCGGCCCCAGCCAGTGCGTCGACAGCGGCGCATCCTCCTTCCTCGGTGCCCTGCACCTCGCACTCGGCGCGCTCCGAGACGGCGAGTGCGCGGCCGCCCTGGTCGCGGCCGTCGACCTCCGGCAGCGCGACGCCGACGCTGCGGACTGCGTGGGAGCCGTACTGGTCAGGCCACTTGAGGCGGCGCGGGCCGCCGGTGACAGCGTCCACGCGGTCATTCGCGCCAGTGCCGTCGCACACGCCGGGCGCGCCGCACCGGCCGACGCGGACGCCCGGCTCGCCCGGCGCGCGCAGCGTGCGGCAGGTCTCGATGCGTTGGACATCTCCCTGTGCGAAAGCTCCGCCAGTGCCGGCGACGCGGGAGCGGCCACCGGATTCACGGTCCTCGTCCGCGCCGTACTGCAGCTGACGCACGGCACACTGCTGCCCCTGCCGGACGGCCCGGACACCACCCCCTGGCCCCGGCCCCGTGACCTGCAGGGCCGCGAACTGCCGCGCCGCGCCTCCGTGACCGTCCGCGGCGAGTGCGGAACCGCCGCGCACCTGATCCTGGAGGAGCACCTGGCCGGCCGGACCGGTCCGCGCGACTCCGACGAGCGGACCGGACCGGCCTCGTGCCCTGCCGAGCTCGTCCTGCTGTCGGCGCCCACGCCGCACCATCTGGCCGCCACCGCGCGGCTGCTCGCCGAACGGCTTTCCGGCGACGCGGACGCACCGGTCGACACGCCCCAACTCGGCGTACTCGCACGTGAGTTACGGATCGGGCGCGCGACGATGGACTGCCGGCTGGCCGTGATCGCGCACCGCGGCGACGAACTGGCCGACGCGCTCAGGAAGTTCGCCGACGACCCGGCCGAACACCTCGGCCATGCCGATCTGCGGCAGCGTGGCGGGGCACCCCTCGTCGAGGAGCTCGACGAGACCGCCGCGTATCTGACCGCCCTCTGGCACGGGCGGCACCTGGACGCGCTCGCCCGGCTGTGGCTGGCCGGCGTCGATGTGACGCGCGGAGATGTGCCCGGCGCCGACGGCGCCCGCCCGCGGCCGGCGCTGCCCGGCACCGCGATGCTGCGCCGACCGCTTGCACCGGGTACTGCGGCGACTGGCGGCCCCGGCAGATGA
- a CDS encoding phosphopantetheine-binding protein: MTSEPLTDVLAGLMQELAAVLRVEPERIEPQQRFQALGLDSIRTAELMAALNSRFGTGIVPDALYDHPTPEALARHVRAETATAPGPGPSAPADSAEADICDALRGQLAGIVRCDPAKIDPGVPFRLLGVDSILAAEFVAAINDTYGLTERPVTLYDHPDLATMAAHIASTAGAVRPAPAPARPALTTGEVNALLDAVRADMLTVDEATALLASRPA; the protein is encoded by the coding sequence ATGACCAGCGAGCCGCTGACCGATGTCCTTGCCGGGCTGATGCAGGAGCTCGCCGCCGTGCTGCGCGTCGAACCCGAGCGGATCGAACCGCAGCAGCGCTTCCAGGCCCTGGGCCTGGACTCCATCCGCACCGCCGAGCTGATGGCAGCGCTCAACTCCCGCTTCGGGACCGGCATCGTGCCCGACGCGCTCTACGACCACCCGACGCCGGAAGCCCTCGCCCGCCACGTACGGGCGGAGACCGCCACGGCACCGGGACCCGGTCCCTCTGCTCCCGCCGACTCTGCCGAAGCCGACATCTGTGACGCGCTGCGCGGGCAGCTGGCCGGCATCGTGCGCTGCGACCCCGCGAAGATCGACCCCGGCGTGCCCTTCCGCCTCCTCGGCGTGGACTCCATCCTCGCTGCCGAGTTCGTGGCCGCCATCAACGACACCTACGGCCTGACCGAGCGGCCCGTCACGCTCTACGACCACCCCGACCTCGCGACGATGGCGGCCCACATCGCCTCCACCGCGGGCGCCGTCCGGCCCGCGCCCGCCCCGGCGCGCCCGGCGCTGACGACGGGAGAGGTGAACGCGCTGCTGGATGCGGTACGCGCCGACATGCTCACCGTCGACGAGGCCACCGCGCTGCTGGCATCCCGGCCCGCCTGA
- a CDS encoding acyl-CoA carboxylase subunit epsilon: MGETRQGELGLRVVRGRADADELAALTVVLLALRARDEARSGHEQQAGGSRWWRPPSAYRAPRNRQ, encoded by the coding sequence ATGGGCGAAACGCGCCAAGGCGAGCTCGGCCTGCGCGTGGTGCGGGGCCGGGCCGACGCCGACGAACTGGCCGCGCTCACCGTCGTACTGCTCGCGCTGCGCGCGCGGGACGAGGCGCGGAGCGGGCACGAGCAACAGGCGGGCGGGTCCCGCTGGTGGAGGCCGCCGTCCGCCTACCGGGCGCCGCGCAACCGGCAGTGA